One window of the Armatimonadota bacterium genome contains the following:
- the gap gene encoding type I glyceraldehyde-3-phosphate dehydrogenase translates to MTVRVGINGFGRIGRLALRAMRERYPDQVQVVAINDIADLETNAHLFKYDSNYGTYPGPVGARDGKLAVDDLEITVFAERDPAGIPWSRAGAEVVIESTGRFTSADKSRGHLQGGAKRVVISAPGKGDDIMINMGVNHELYDPKQHAIISNGSCTTNGLSVTAKVLSRQFGIKRGFMTTVHSYTNTQRILDVVSDDLREARAAALNIIPASTGAAKAIFLVLPELKGKLTGIALRVPTPTVSVVDLVVELEKPTTAEALNAAFKQAADGELKGYLGYSEAPLVSMDFKGDSRSGIVDGPLTMVMGDTLAKVMTWYDNEWGYACRIADLVHYMAERGL, encoded by the coding sequence ATGACAGTCCGCGTTGGCATCAACGGGTTCGGCCGCATCGGCCGTCTGGCGCTTCGGGCCATGCGCGAGCGGTATCCCGACCAGGTTCAGGTTGTGGCGATCAACGACATCGCCGACCTAGAAACGAACGCACACCTCTTCAAGTACGACTCGAACTACGGCACCTACCCGGGCCCGGTGGGGGCACGCGACGGCAAGCTGGCAGTGGACGATCTTGAGATCACGGTGTTCGCCGAGCGCGACCCGGCCGGGATCCCGTGGTCGAGGGCGGGCGCCGAGGTTGTGATCGAGTCCACCGGCCGCTTCACCTCCGCCGACAAGTCCCGGGGGCATTTGCAGGGCGGGGCCAAGAGGGTGGTCATCAGCGCGCCGGGCAAGGGTGATGACATCATGATCAACATGGGCGTCAACCACGAACTCTACGACCCCAAGCAGCACGCAATCATCAGCAACGGCTCTTGCACCACCAACGGGCTCTCTGTGACCGCCAAGGTGCTCAGCCGCCAGTTTGGGATCAAGCGGGGATTCATGACCACGGTCCACTCGTACACCAACACCCAGCGCATCCTGGACGTGGTCAGCGACGACCTGCGCGAGGCGAGGGCGGCGGCGCTGAACATCATCCCCGCGAGCACCGGCGCAGCCAAGGCGATCTTCCTGGTGCTGCCGGAGCTGAAGGGGAAACTGACGGGAATCGCGCTACGCGTCCCCACGCCCACCGTGTCCGTCGTGGACCTGGTTGTGGAGCTGGAGAAGCCGACCACCGCGGAGGCGCTCAACGCCGCCTTCAAGCAGGCGGCCGACGGCGAATTGAAGGGCTACCTCGGGTACAGCGAGGCCCCACTGGTCTCCATGGACTTCAAGGGCGATTCGCGGTCGGGCATCGTTGACGGCCCGCTGACGATGGTGATGGGCGACACCCTGGCCAAGGTCATGACGTGGTACGACAACGAGTGGGGGTACGCGTGCCGGATCGCCGACCTGGTGCACTACATGGCCGAGCGCGGCCTGTGA
- a CDS encoding DUF1290 domain-containing protein codes for MWLPIIGLVLGIALGFLFSVEIPLGYVKYTAIAILAAIDTTLGGLRAQLEDRFDLTIFLTGFVVNASFAALLAGIGDLLGLDIYLGAVIAFSIRIFDNIGFIRRDLIARHMKGGR; via the coding sequence ATGTGGCTCCCGATCATCGGCCTGGTTCTGGGTATCGCCTTGGGCTTCCTGTTCTCGGTGGAGATCCCGCTGGGGTACGTCAAGTACACCGCGATCGCAATACTCGCGGCGATAGACACCACCCTGGGAGGGCTGCGGGCGCAACTGGAAGACCGGTTCGACCTTACGATCTTCCTCACGGGGTTCGTGGTCAACGCCTCGTTCGCGGCGCTGCTGGCCGGGATCGGCGACCTCCTGGGGTTGGACATCTATCTGGGTGCGGTTATCGCGTTCAGCATCCGGATCTTCGACAACATCGGGTTTATCCGGCGTGATCTCATTGCACGCCACATGAAAGGTGGGAGATAG
- a CDS encoding DUF881 domain-containing protein, with translation MPSETRSGRTLALSVARWSAALALVLALAGYLVVVQVRTEWQIRRALRIPSTQLEGLAFLLRDQERGRAALESQVAELRGRLAVYEKASAEGRTTAAKMSRDLQELRTLAGITALVGPGITVELNDSTRLPRAGEDPNKTILHYSDIQGVVAELWAAGAEAIALNGERIVGTTGISCVGTTILANTKRLAPPFLIEAVGEPKQLVQAVRRPGGAIELLTAFGFPVKVAPRELVEVPPYRGTFRFEYASVEGKE, from the coding sequence GTGCCTAGCGAGACACGGAGCGGTCGTACGCTGGCGCTGTCGGTCGCTCGCTGGTCGGCAGCCCTGGCCCTCGTGCTGGCGCTGGCCGGCTATCTGGTTGTGGTGCAAGTTCGGACCGAGTGGCAGATCCGGCGGGCCCTGCGCATCCCTTCCACGCAACTGGAGGGGCTGGCCTTCCTGCTCCGAGATCAAGAGCGCGGCCGCGCGGCGCTGGAGTCCCAGGTCGCCGAGCTGCGTGGCCGGCTGGCAGTGTACGAGAAGGCCTCGGCCGAAGGCCGGACCACGGCCGCGAAGATGAGCCGGGACCTTCAGGAACTTCGGACGCTTGCGGGCATCACGGCGCTGGTGGGTCCTGGGATAACGGTGGAACTGAACGACAGCACGCGGCTGCCTCGGGCCGGCGAGGATCCCAACAAGACCATCCTGCACTACTCAGACATTCAAGGCGTGGTCGCGGAGCTGTGGGCGGCGGGTGCCGAGGCGATCGCGCTGAACGGCGAGCGGATCGTGGGCACAACCGGAATCTCCTGCGTCGGCACCACGATTCTCGCCAACACCAAGCGCCTGGCCCCGCCCTTCCTGATTGAGGCCGTGGGCGAGCCCAAGCAGTTGGTTCAGGCCGTGCGGCGGCCCGGCGGCGCGATCGAGCTGCTGACGGCGTTCGGTTTCCCGGTGAAGGTGGCGCCTCGCGAACTCGTGGAGGTGCCGCCCTACCGCGGTACCTTCCGGTTTGAGTACGCCTCTGTCGAGGGGAAGGAGTAG